A genomic segment from Cryomorphaceae bacterium encodes:
- a CDS encoding CRTAC1 family protein, translating to MKQVKGVGFERARACVLSFVAVVLLVEVVQAQGFSNVAPAQGISHSVNTDMSIGGAGVAFFDFDNDGWDDITFMQVNDSLVFYKNVNGNLQKLPSFIYSEYETKQLLWVDYDNDGDYDAFLVTYDGPCRLYQNNGNFEFTDVTLESGLEMLTFNLKNYGVTFADYDRDGHLDFYLARYVMQGDETNPLLQNALYRNNGDGTFTDVTETAGVANGLQPTFMGVWLDANNNGWPDLYVINDRVLWGNSLYINNGDGTFTDFTEQSGAGMFGEDPMCAAFADYDNDGDLDILCTNGGPPTKPPRLYRNNGNTTFTEVGQQLGIHVNETFMCQWGTSFIDVDNDSYLDLYMTTGLLLLDPTNEDRSYLFMSNEAQSFTDTPEMFDFNHVAASYSVGKGDLNNDGFADLVVSNAKNFDSFIWQNQVNTPNPNNYIKVTIEGTVSNTMAVGSWIHVYADGKAYHHYTRCGDSFVSQDSQHHIFGLGQATMVDSIVVNYSLGHTDVYYDLDVNQHVYLKEGEGYQASLSVSGVFSMCNGDTLILNAGDHTSYLWSNGSTEQHVSITESGSYWVQVQSEEGFVANSDTLVVVVNDNPEIDFTTTQPLCFGDDNGSINIENLLGIPPASVVWNNGMSGETIDNLVAGLYDYTFVDMNQCEAEGYILLQEPLPLSVQVFTFPETNGNDGGFNLLFNGGTPPYTVFLDSVIAQPIMDNLSSGEYHLLVVDTNGCTFKGLVIIEGTVGIVDVQNAVPLIYPNPTTRSGFVRIEWEPTLNLDKILVIDAVGKHCYDVGVPLGSGFLELDLGSKLRSSGTYRLLFYNQFEYIGQRQIIVLD from the coding sequence ATGAAACAAGTAAAGGGAGTCGGGTTTGAAAGGGCGAGGGCGTGTGTTCTTTCATTTGTAGCAGTTGTGCTGCTTGTTGAGGTGGTACAAGCACAGGGCTTTAGTAACGTTGCTCCTGCTCAGGGCATCTCACATTCGGTCAATACCGATATGTCTATCGGTGGAGCAGGGGTTGCCTTTTTTGATTTTGACAACGACGGCTGGGACGACATCACATTTATGCAAGTAAATGACAGTCTTGTGTTCTATAAGAATGTGAACGGAAATCTTCAGAAATTACCCTCATTTATTTACAGTGAATATGAAACCAAGCAGTTGCTCTGGGTGGATTATGACAACGACGGCGATTACGACGCTTTTTTAGTGACCTATGATGGCCCTTGTCGTCTCTATCAAAACAATGGAAATTTTGAGTTTACCGATGTTACCCTGGAATCGGGTTTGGAGATGCTTACATTCAACCTCAAGAATTACGGTGTCACCTTTGCCGACTATGACCGCGACGGCCATCTTGACTTTTACCTTGCACGTTATGTAATGCAAGGAGATGAAACGAATCCACTCCTCCAGAATGCACTCTACAGAAACAACGGCGACGGAACCTTTACCGATGTGACTGAAACAGCAGGTGTGGCCAACGGATTGCAACCCACCTTTATGGGGGTTTGGTTGGATGCCAACAACAACGGCTGGCCTGATTTGTATGTTATTAACGACCGTGTGCTTTGGGGAAACAGCTTGTACATCAACAACGGTGACGGAACCTTTACTGATTTTACCGAACAAAGCGGTGCCGGAATGTTTGGGGAAGACCCCATGTGTGCCGCTTTCGCAGATTATGACAACGATGGTGATTTAGATATTTTGTGCACCAATGGTGGACCGCCTACCAAGCCTCCACGTTTGTACAGAAACAATGGTAACACCACTTTCACGGAGGTAGGTCAGCAACTAGGGATACATGTGAATGAAACATTCATGTGCCAATGGGGAACATCTTTTATTGACGTGGACAACGATAGCTATCTCGACTTGTACATGACTACAGGGCTGCTTTTGCTAGACCCCACCAATGAAGACAGAAGCTATTTGTTTATGAGCAACGAGGCCCAATCGTTTACCGATACTCCTGAAATGTTTGACTTTAATCATGTGGCTGCCAGCTACTCGGTGGGTAAGGGAGACCTGAACAACGATGGCTTTGCTGATCTCGTGGTTTCCAACGCAAAAAATTTCGACTCATTTATCTGGCAGAACCAGGTGAATACTCCCAACCCCAACAACTACATCAAAGTAACCATCGAGGGCACCGTATCCAATACAATGGCTGTGGGCAGTTGGATTCACGTATATGCCGATGGTAAAGCTTATCACCATTACACGCGGTGCGGAGACAGCTTTGTGAGTCAGGACTCCCAACACCATATTTTCGGATTGGGCCAGGCAACGATGGTGGATTCAATTGTGGTGAACTACAGCCTCGGTCACACGGATGTGTACTACGACCTTGACGTGAACCAACACGTGTACCTTAAAGAAGGGGAGGGCTATCAGGCTTCTCTGTCTGTTTCCGGCGTGTTCTCTATGTGTAATGGCGACACCCTGATCCTGAATGCAGGTGATCATACCTCATACCTTTGGAGCAATGGTTCTACGGAGCAACATGTTTCAATAACCGAATCCGGATCATATTGGGTGCAGGTGCAAAGCGAAGAAGGCTTCGTGGCAAATTCGGATACATTGGTAGTGGTTGTGAACGACAATCCTGAAATTGATTTTACTACAACACAACCCCTTTGTTTTGGAGATGACAATGGGTCCATCAACATTGAGAACCTTCTTGGAATTCCACCGGCTTCTGTGGTTTGGAACAACGGTATGAGCGGTGAAACCATCGATAACCTTGTTGCCGGGCTTTACGACTATACCTTTGTTGACATGAACCAGTGCGAAGCCGAGGGTTATATCCTTCTGCAAGAGCCCCTTCCGCTTTCAGTACAGGTTTTTACCTTCCCGGAAACCAATGGAAACGACGGAGGATTTAATCTCCTTTTTAACGGTGGAACACCGCCTTATACTGTATTTCTCGACAGTGTTATTGCACAGCCCATAATGGATAATTTGTCTTCAGGTGAGTATCATTTGTTGGTGGTGGATACCAATGGCTGTACGTTTAAAGGACTGGTAATTATTGAAGGGACCGTTGGCATAGTTGATGTTCAAAATGCCGTCCCCTTGATTTATCCCAACCCCACTACGCGCAGTGGGTTTGTTCGTATTGAATGGGAACCGACTTTAAACCTCGACAAAATATTGGTCATCGACGCGGTGGGCAAACACTGCTACGACGTGGGTGTACCGCTTGGTTCAGGTTTTCTTGAACTTGACCTGGGAAGCAAGCTTCGCTCATCGGGCACATACCGCTTGCTGTTTTACAATCAGTTCGAATACATCGGTCAGCGCCAGATTATTGTGCTCGACTAG